In a genomic window of Treponema pectinovorum:
- the fliF gene encoding flagellar basal-body MS-ring/collar protein FliF, with amino-acid sequence MIEWLKALPAKLKEMWTKWKPVQKAILIAIVVAVIVAVALMFRLSAAPTGVPLFNTAIRDESARDAITLRLDQEGVNYSVNESGLIIVDDKKVADKMKSLLLLEGLVPSGVDAFNLFDQTSWTDTDFSNNVKLQRSITKQVRQHILAIEDIADANVILTFPEKALFASDQKPVTASVTVTFKPNSEMASNRKQLKGLQDLILRSVVGLYAENLVLVDNYGNTLNDFEGMAESDRLDNIRKEHKQISSEEDAMRKKVLEFLQKNFNGAERVRDLNIKIEKDMSKVTRDQTIYTPVVITEQDPDKPYDTTEKRDYLPISSQTVTKEWTGTGYNPEGPAGVEGQNPPVYSDMSNVIGKSTETGVTQNNVVNTEVRHTDQNSTLVRITASANIDGKWETQLDKNRKPIIISDENLERWREYCTQNNISPENSRLSIGHFFRVYHPVSQTVIEQVTSLVQDAIGYNKRRGDSVTITSFAIPRDIQWESEEDDYFRSRQTRTTILLVLAGTAVVLLTFIIFRFISREMERRRRLREEEILRRQQAEREKALWDAKQEGMEVTMSVEERKRAELQENAIAMAKEHPEDVAMLIRTWLMEE; translated from the coding sequence ATGATCGAATGGCTTAAAGCTTTACCAGCCAAACTCAAAGAAATGTGGACAAAATGGAAGCCTGTTCAAAAGGCTATCCTAATCGCAATCGTTGTAGCCGTAATTGTTGCGGTTGCATTAATGTTTAGACTTTCTGCAGCTCCTACTGGAGTTCCGCTTTTTAATACTGCTATCCGCGACGAAAGTGCAAGAGATGCGATAACTTTGAGATTGGATCAAGAAGGCGTTAATTATTCTGTTAACGAAAGCGGTCTTATAATCGTTGATGATAAAAAAGTTGCGGATAAGATGAAAAGCCTTTTGCTTTTGGAAGGGCTTGTTCCTTCTGGAGTTGACGCTTTTAATCTTTTTGACCAAACAAGTTGGACTGATACGGATTTTAGCAATAACGTTAAACTCCAGCGTTCGATTACAAAACAGGTCAGGCAGCATATCCTTGCGATAGAAGACATTGCAGATGCAAACGTAATTTTAACTTTTCCTGAAAAAGCGCTATTTGCTTCCGACCAGAAACCTGTTACCGCTTCTGTAACCGTAACTTTTAAACCCAATAGCGAGATGGCTTCAAATAGAAAGCAGCTTAAAGGTTTGCAGGATTTGATTTTGCGCTCTGTTGTTGGACTTTATGCTGAAAATTTAGTGCTTGTCGATAACTACGGAAACACTTTAAACGATTTTGAAGGAATGGCTGAAAGCGACAGGCTCGATAATATCCGTAAAGAACACAAGCAAATTTCTTCTGAAGAAGACGCAATGCGGAAAAAAGTCCTTGAATTTTTGCAGAAAAACTTTAACGGTGCTGAGCGCGTTAGAGATTTAAATATAAAAATTGAAAAGGACATGTCTAAGGTTACCCGCGACCAGACTATTTACACTCCAGTTGTAATTACAGAACAAGATCCAGACAAGCCTTACGATACTACTGAAAAACGGGATTATCTTCCTATATCTTCGCAAACTGTTACAAAGGAATGGACTGGAACAGGTTACAATCCAGAAGGACCTGCTGGTGTTGAAGGACAAAATCCGCCAGTTTATTCTGATATGTCAAACGTTATAGGCAAATCGACAGAAACTGGAGTTACTCAAAATAATGTTGTAAATACGGAAGTTCGCCACACAGACCAAAATTCAACTTTGGTTCGCATAACCGCTTCTGCAAATATCGACGGCAAATGGGAAACTCAACTCGACAAAAACAGAAAGCCTATTATCATAAGCGACGAAAACCTTGAACGCTGGCGCGAATACTGTACTCAAAATAACATTTCTCCTGAAAATTCTCGTTTAAGCATTGGGCATTTTTTCCGCGTGTATCATCCTGTTTCGCAAACTGTAATCGAGCAGGTTACTTCTCTTGTTCAAGACGCAATCGGCTACAATAAGAGAAGAGGCGACAGCGTTACCATAACGAGTTTTGCAATTCCTAGGGATATTCAATGGGAGAGCGAAGAAGATGATTATTTCCGCAGCCGACAAACCAGAACGACCATCTTACTTGTATTGGCAGGAACTGCGGTTGTTCTTTTAACCTTTATAATATTTAGATTTATAAGCCGCGAGATGGAAAGGCGTCGTCGTCTGCGCGAAGAAGAGATTTTGCGTCGCCAGCAGGCTGAACGAGAAAAAGCACTTTGGGATGCAAAACAGGAAGGAATGGAAGTTACTATGTCTGTTGAAGAGCGAAAGCGTGCAGAATTGCAAGAAAACGCAATCGCTATGGCAAAAGAACATCCAGAAGATGTTGCAATGCTCATTCGCACTTGGTTGATGGAGGAATAG
- the fliJ gene encoding flagellar export protein FliJ translates to MKKFSFNMQKILDLREFEQEQAQVELGKAISHEASIDNTLEMVARQKVSTVKEADSISDLNELFTANQYLNLLEQRKEKLLQEKTQAQLVTQQKREVMKDAMMKVKALEKLKQARKEEWKAENKRKEEKETDDINNSKILRS, encoded by the coding sequence TTGAAAAAATTTTCCTTCAATATGCAAAAAATCCTTGATTTACGCGAATTTGAACAGGAACAGGCTCAAGTTGAACTTGGAAAAGCGATAAGTCATGAAGCGTCAATCGACAACACTCTCGAAATGGTTGCAAGACAAAAAGTTTCTACGGTAAAAGAAGCCGATAGCATTTCTGATTTAAATGAACTTTTTACCGCAAATCAGTATCTAAATCTATTAGAGCAGCGCAAAGAAAAATTGTTGCAGGAAAAAACACAGGCGCAACTTGTAACGCAGCAAAAACGCGAAGTGATGAAAGATGCGATGATGAAAGTTAAAGCGTTAGAAAAACTAAAACAAGCACGCAAAGAAGAATGGAAAGCAGAAAACAAACGTAAAGAAGAAAAAGAAACCGACGACATAAACAATTCAAAGATTTTGCGGAGCTAG
- a CDS encoding endonuclease MutS2 → MWHTKTLEDLAYFRIRDSIAVFCVASESQELFKQKLPLTDLSKIEELKDLSREWELTLTKNPSLAVKPWESIHSFFKILKVQGATLDQEQFYAILTFTLSASFFALSISEVSKELNIKNLLCLSQKLPISEAEQVRDEILKVLTKDGKLKDLQILKEIRNQIAVLHSEIAGALKKYTSDSSLSQVLASSVPVFRAERQLLAVKANMKSRISGIIHEVSSTGQTIFIEPNEVVRKNNELIQKEFELQIEIKKIFTELTQKIAPFTDSLRSALKTMTILDQTCAVALWGIKNNCTYAIPCLQNDKTSLPPQLIAARHPLLGEKAVPIDMKFLEGKNILIITGPNTGGKTVSLKTFALFSLLNQTGFPLPTKDGTRLPVFKSLFADIGDEQSIDQSLSTFSAHMKNIAAAVKNADSSSLVLLDELGSGTDPQEGGAIGMAVLDQLIEKKAFVLVTTHHGILKNYGYTNAACINASVDFDNATLSPTYRLLMGVPGESHALDIAKRAGLPSCTVEKAKSYINNEQADVSTLIKGLTQKYAQIAKTEMEISSRERQLTERELKFEQKNLQLKEREIELKEREKIESNDFVAETHKTLENLVRTLREGEINREKTLSVKHFLSSLSKKLENEELALQNEKQKWEQKKDAFEEKLKENSMRSENGILISKENSKHSSSKKTKKKLSNKEALAFAKVSDIENPYAQKNIEEKIAPLVFKEGAEVTHRPTKTKGVLVENVRRGLWAVQIGSIRMNIKEKDLELLPQSKNKASVSIELASGTFGKAKPEFELRLLGLREEEAIKALERQLDLCQIHNFKNFSIIHGKGNGILQQAVQDYLNQYPAVKDFHYASAEDGGFGKTWVELD, encoded by the coding sequence ATGTGGCATACAAAAACTCTCGAAGATTTAGCATACTTTAGAATCAGGGATTCGATTGCAGTTTTTTGTGTTGCAAGCGAATCTCAAGAACTTTTTAAACAAAAACTTCCTCTAACAGATTTGTCAAAAATTGAAGAATTAAAGGATTTAAGCAGAGAATGGGAACTCACCCTTACAAAAAATCCTTCGCTTGCTGTAAAACCTTGGGAAAGCATTCATTCTTTTTTTAAAATCTTAAAAGTTCAAGGTGCAACCTTAGACCAAGAACAATTTTATGCGATTTTAACTTTTACGCTTTCTGCATCCTTTTTTGCTTTATCGATAAGCGAAGTTTCAAAAGAATTAAACATAAAAAATTTGCTTTGCCTTTCTCAAAAATTGCCAATTAGCGAAGCAGAGCAAGTTAGAGATGAAATCTTAAAAGTTTTGACAAAAGACGGGAAATTAAAAGACCTTCAAATTCTAAAAGAAATCCGAAATCAAATCGCAGTTTTGCATTCAGAAATTGCTGGTGCGCTAAAAAAATACACGAGCGATTCAAGTCTTTCCCAAGTCCTTGCAAGCTCTGTTCCTGTTTTTAGGGCGGAACGCCAGCTGCTCGCAGTAAAAGCGAATATGAAGTCAAGAATCTCTGGAATCATTCACGAAGTAAGTTCCACTGGACAAACTATTTTTATAGAACCCAATGAAGTTGTACGAAAAAATAACGAACTCATTCAAAAAGAATTTGAACTTCAAATTGAAATCAAAAAAATTTTTACTGAATTAACCCAAAAAATTGCACCGTTTACAGATTCTCTGCGTTCCGCTTTAAAAACTATGACGATTTTAGACCAAACTTGTGCTGTTGCACTTTGGGGAATCAAAAACAACTGCACTTATGCCATTCCATGCTTACAAAATGACAAAACATCACTTCCGCCACAACTCATCGCTGCACGCCATCCGCTTTTAGGAGAAAAAGCAGTTCCCATAGATATGAAATTTCTTGAAGGCAAAAACATCCTTATTATAACAGGACCAAACACCGGTGGAAAAACCGTAAGTTTAAAAACATTTGCTTTGTTTTCGCTTTTAAATCAGACTGGTTTTCCTCTTCCTACTAAAGACGGAACAAGGCTTCCTGTGTTCAAGTCGCTTTTTGCAGATATTGGCGATGAACAATCGATTGACCAAAGCCTTTCAACCTTTTCTGCCCACATGAAAAACATTGCCGCCGCTGTAAAAAATGCGGATTCATCTAGCCTTGTTCTTTTGGATGAACTTGGAAGCGGAACAGACCCTCAGGAAGGTGGCGCAATCGGAATGGCTGTACTGGATCAGCTTATTGAAAAAAAAGCCTTTGTCTTAGTTACGACCCACCATGGAATTTTAAAAAATTATGGATACACAAATGCAGCCTGCATAAATGCGAGCGTAGATTTTGACAACGCAACTTTAAGCCCAACATACAGGCTTTTGATGGGAGTTCCAGGCGAAAGCCATGCCTTAGACATTGCAAAACGCGCAGGACTTCCGTCTTGTACCGTCGAAAAAGCGAAATCTTACATAAACAATGAGCAAGCAGATGTAAGCACCCTGATAAAAGGCTTAACGCAAAAATATGCCCAGATAGCAAAGACAGAAATGGAAATTTCTTCGAGAGAAAGACAGCTTACTGAGAGAGAATTGAAATTTGAACAAAAAAATCTCCAGCTCAAAGAACGAGAAATAGAATTAAAAGAGCGAGAGAAAATTGAATCCAACGATTTTGTTGCCGAAACACACAAGACGCTTGAAAATCTTGTAAGGACACTGCGCGAGGGCGAAATAAATCGAGAAAAAACCTTGAGTGTAAAACATTTTCTGTCTTCACTTTCTAAAAAATTAGAGAACGAAGAACTTGCACTCCAAAATGAAAAACAAAAATGGGAACAGAAAAAAGACGCTTTTGAAGAAAAATTAAAAGAAAATTCAATGCGAAGCGAAAACGGAATTTTAATCTCAAAAGAAAACTCAAAACATTCTTCAAGCAAAAAAACAAAAAAGAAGCTGAGCAACAAAGAAGCTTTAGCCTTTGCAAAAGTGAGCGACATAGAAAATCCTTACGCACAAAAAAATATTGAAGAAAAAATCGCTCCTCTTGTGTTCAAAGAAGGAGCAGAAGTTACTCACCGGCCTACAAAAACAAAAGGAGTTTTGGTGGAAAATGTGCGAAGGGGACTTTGGGCTGTTCAAATCGGCTCTATAAGGATGAACATAAAAGAAAAAGACCTTGAACTTCTGCCGCAGTCAAAAAATAAAGCGAGCGTTAGCATTGAACTTGCAAGCGGCACTTTTGGAAAAGCAAAACCGGAATTTGAGCTTAGACTTTTGGGATTACGCGAAGAAGAGGCGATAAAAGCACTTGAGCGGCAGCTAGACTTGTGTCAAATTCACAATTTTAAAAATTTTTCGATAATTCACGGAAAAGGCAACGGAATTTTGCAACAGGCAGTTCAAGACTATCTAAATCAATATCCTGCTGTAAAAGATTTTCATTATGCAAGCGCAGAAGACGGTGGATTTGGAAAAACTTGGGTTGAATTAGATTAA
- a CDS encoding nucleoside kinase, whose amino-acid sequence MITLTIEGKKIECKSGICGNEIASNFKENPFPLMAIFVNNEINSLTSRIDVNAEIKPVYLNTKDGALIYRRSLCFILAAASHALFPEKRLLIGHSLGSSYYYTFDGKSVTEKEIAMLKDKMNGIISKNETIKTQVVSYADACRLFERQGLVETRHQLDFKCPPKVVINTLGDFSDLYQGPFAEFAGQIKLFNLIPYDDGFLLQFPEEKHPDVLGAFIDNPKIFEIYKRYKAWGKQVDVTSAADINELILKGKINDFIDITETFQAQNYAQVAKQISERKNVKVVLIAGPSSSGKTTSAKKLALHLQALGYNPKVISLDNYYVGRTKNPKDENGNYDYECLEALDIQHLNENLNDLFSGKEIDVPSYNFDIGERYYTGEKMRLEDHDILIMEGIHGLNDKLTSKVKNEYKFKIYLSALTQLNLNDHNRLATSDNRLIRRIVRDSNYRGKSAADTIGMWESVQKGEKLHIFPFQNNADAVLNTALDYEIPVLKVYASPLLRAVKPTQAEYSEACRLLRFLDNFDLIPETYIPKQSIIREFIGGSSFRY is encoded by the coding sequence ATGATAACACTAACTATTGAAGGCAAAAAAATTGAATGCAAATCAGGAATTTGCGGAAACGAAATCGCTTCTAATTTTAAAGAAAATCCATTTCCTCTAATGGCAATTTTTGTAAACAACGAGATAAATTCACTCACTTCAAGAATAGATGTAAACGCAGAAATAAAGCCTGTTTATCTAAACACAAAAGATGGAGCACTGATATACAGGCGCTCGCTTTGCTTTATACTTGCAGCTGCTTCTCATGCTCTTTTTCCTGAAAAGAGGCTTTTGATTGGTCACAGCCTCGGCTCAAGTTACTACTACACCTTTGACGGCAAGAGCGTTACAGAAAAAGAAATTGCAATGCTCAAAGATAAGATGAACGGAATCATCTCTAAAAACGAAACGATAAAAACTCAAGTTGTTTCCTATGCCGATGCCTGCCGCCTTTTTGAACGGCAAGGGCTTGTTGAAACACGCCACCAACTAGATTTTAAATGCCCGCCAAAAGTTGTAATAAATACGCTTGGAGATTTTTCGGATCTTTATCAAGGACCATTTGCGGAATTTGCAGGACAGATAAAACTTTTTAATCTTATCCCTTATGACGACGGATTTTTGCTTCAATTTCCGGAAGAAAAACATCCCGATGTTTTGGGAGCATTTATCGACAATCCAAAAATTTTTGAAATTTACAAGCGCTACAAAGCGTGGGGAAAACAAGTTGATGTAACTTCGGCTGCAGACATAAACGAATTGATTTTAAAAGGGAAAATCAACGATTTTATCGACATAACAGAAACTTTTCAGGCACAAAACTATGCGCAGGTTGCAAAACAGATAAGCGAGCGAAAAAATGTAAAAGTCGTGCTGATAGCAGGTCCTTCTTCGTCTGGAAAAACAACTTCTGCAAAAAAACTTGCACTTCATCTTCAGGCACTCGGATACAATCCAAAAGTTATAAGTTTAGATAATTATTATGTCGGAAGGACAAAAAATCCAAAGGACGAAAACGGAAATTACGATTATGAATGTTTAGAAGCGTTGGATATTCAGCATTTAAACGAAAATCTTAACGACCTTTTTTCTGGAAAAGAAATAGATGTGCCTTCGTACAATTTTGACATTGGCGAACGATATTACACAGGCGAAAAGATGCGGCTCGAAGACCACGATATTCTGATTATGGAAGGCATTCACGGTCTAAACGATAAATTAACGTCAAAAGTAAAAAATGAATACAAATTTAAAATCTATCTTTCGGCTTTAACTCAGTTAAACTTAAACGATCACAACCGCCTTGCAACAAGCGACAACCGTCTTATAAGAAGAATCGTGCGGGATTCAAATTACAGGGGAAAAAGTGCGGCAGACACGATTGGAATGTGGGAAAGCGTGCAAAAAGGAGAAAAATTACACATCTTTCCGTTCCAAAACAATGCAGATGCAGTTTTAAACACCGCTCTCGACTACGAAATTCCAGTTTTAAAAGTATATGCGAGTCCTCTTTTGAGAGCTGTAAAACCAACACAGGCAGAATACAGCGAAGCATGCAGGCTTTTGCGATTTTTGGATAATTTTGATTTGATTCCAGAAACATATATTCCAAAACAATCGATAATAAGAGAATTCATTGGCGGTTCAAGTTTCCGATATTAG
- the fliH gene encoding flagellar assembly protein FliH, with protein sequence MNKNLFQPNEVKNKDGDFKLALVHNFEPPVEEVEVEEVPQYTGPTIEELEKQANDYKEKWELEKQSMLDEANQEASTIIENAKTAAFAEVKRQTDEAQTIKTEAQTKADEIIKNAQYEASEILKKAEGDKKEISKNAYEDGYKNGEESGFASGKEEVSRLIERSHKILQAVMNRREEILNETEQQIVELVLLMSRKVVKIMSDNQKQVVMANVLSALKKVKGRGDVTIRVNIEDVKLTTEHIKDFIAQVENIKGITVVEDGSVDKGGCIVETDFGAIDARISSQLSELENKILEISPVKTMQKPDPLS encoded by the coding sequence ATGAATAAAAACTTGTTTCAGCCCAATGAAGTAAAAAACAAAGATGGCGATTTTAAACTTGCGCTTGTGCATAATTTTGAACCACCAGTCGAAGAAGTTGAAGTTGAAGAAGTTCCACAATACACAGGTCCAACTATTGAAGAGCTTGAAAAACAGGCTAATGACTACAAGGAAAAATGGGAACTTGAAAAGCAGAGCATGCTCGATGAAGCAAATCAAGAAGCGAGCACGATAATTGAAAACGCTAAAACAGCCGCTTTTGCAGAAGTAAAAAGACAAACCGATGAAGCTCAAACTATAAAAACCGAGGCTCAAACAAAAGCGGACGAAATAATAAAGAATGCTCAATACGAGGCGAGTGAGATTCTTAAAAAAGCTGAAGGAGATAAAAAAGAAATCAGCAAAAATGCTTACGAAGACGGATATAAAAACGGCGAAGAAAGTGGCTTTGCTTCTGGAAAAGAAGAGGTTTCTCGCTTAATCGAGCGGAGTCATAAAATTCTCCAAGCGGTGATGAACAGGCGCGAAGAAATTTTAAACGAAACTGAACAGCAGATTGTTGAATTGGTTTTGTTGATGAGCCGAAAAGTCGTAAAGATAATGTCCGATAATCAAAAGCAGGTTGTAATGGCAAACGTTCTTTCCGCATTAAAAAAGGTAAAAGGGCGTGGAGATGTAACAATCCGCGTAAATATAGAAGATGTAAAACTTACAACAGAACACATAAAAGATTTTATCGCTCAAGTGGAAAATATCAAAGGAATAACGGTTGTGGAAGACGGCTCTGTTGATAAGGGCGGTTGCATTGTAGAAACCGATTTTGGAGCAATTGACGCAAGGATTTCTAGTCAACTTTCTGAACTTGAAAATAAGATATTAGAAATTTCTCCTGTAAAGACCATGCAAAAGCCTGATCCTCTTTCATAA
- the argR gene encoding arginine repressor, with product MKERTTRLKSIRKLIKNNRIKSQEELLSLLNKEGFEVTQATLSRDLKLLKVGKVSDGNSGYVYSLASEEERSENESLFVQDFLRGYVSIEWNESTVVIKTFGGQANSVANALDNLNMEEILGTVAGDNCIFASLRKGISGEHFIKSLKKHIPNLDD from the coding sequence TTGAAAGAACGCACTACAAGGCTAAAATCTATAAGAAAACTCATAAAAAACAACAGGATAAAAAGTCAAGAAGAACTGCTTTCCCTTTTGAATAAGGAAGGTTTTGAAGTTACTCAGGCAACACTTTCGCGCGATTTAAAACTTTTAAAAGTCGGAAAGGTAAGCGACGGCAATTCAGGATATGTGTACAGCCTTGCAAGCGAAGAAGAACGAAGCGAAAACGAATCTCTTTTTGTGCAGGATTTTTTGCGTGGCTATGTGAGCATAGAGTGGAACGAAAGCACTGTTGTAATAAAAACTTTTGGAGGACAAGCAAATTCTGTTGCAAACGCTTTAGATAATCTAAATATGGAAGAAATTTTAGGAACAGTCGCTGGCGATAACTGCATTTTTGCAAGCCTTAGAAAAGGAATTTCTGGCGAACATTTTATAAAGTCTTTAAAAAAACACATCCCAAATCTCGATGACTAA
- a CDS encoding FliI/YscN family ATPase: MEQFFTKYLKTVVDAETILYTGSVTSVKGLMIESCGPYSKVGELCTIKNSDGTNVIAEVVGFDKEKNAVNLMSYGETKGIMVGSEVVASAKELRVPVGSCLLGRVIDALGHPYDDKGPLENDEFYPAVAPAPNPYKRKEINRRIVTGVRAIDSLLTCGKGQRIGIFAGSGVGKSTLLSMIARNTNADINVIGLIGERGREVMDFIQNDLGAEGMKRSVVVVATSDQSSICRLRAAYTATAIAEYFRDLGKDVMLMMDSVTRFCHAQREIGTANGEPPTQSGYPASVWDMLPKLLERSGTNEKGSITAFYTVLVDGDDLNEPVSDKVRGTLDGHIVLSRRLFKERHFPAIDVTSSISRLWDDVTGVETQKAVNKVSRLISIYEENRDMINAGVYVKGNNPEIDEAIDKHSAIEALLTQQKTDHCTIENTLQILSAVAEIPIPESEYEEDVAQGKKTTAQIVREKKIDDVSNTNAFSTETLDDSTENSSLEQTANAIKLMGGVSPQEKL, translated from the coding sequence ATGGAACAGTTTTTTACAAAATATCTTAAAACCGTTGTAGATGCGGAAACCATTTTATATACGGGCTCTGTTACAAGCGTAAAAGGCTTGATGATTGAAAGTTGCGGTCCGTATTCAAAAGTGGGAGAGCTGTGCACTATAAAAAATTCTGACGGTACGAATGTTATTGCAGAAGTTGTAGGTTTTGACAAAGAAAAAAACGCTGTAAATTTAATGTCCTATGGCGAAACCAAAGGCATAATGGTTGGAAGCGAAGTTGTCGCAAGCGCTAAAGAATTGAGGGTTCCTGTTGGCAGTTGTCTTTTAGGGCGCGTAATAGATGCCTTGGGTCATCCGTATGACGATAAAGGTCCTTTAGAAAACGACGAATTTTATCCTGCTGTTGCACCAGCTCCTAATCCTTACAAAAGAAAAGAAATAAACAGGCGCATAGTAACAGGAGTTAGAGCGATAGATTCACTTTTAACCTGCGGAAAAGGACAGCGAATCGGAATTTTTGCAGGCTCTGGAGTTGGAAAATCCACCTTGCTTTCTATGATAGCGCGAAACACGAATGCAGATATCAATGTCATAGGTCTTATAGGCGAGCGTGGGCGAGAAGTTATGGATTTTATTCAAAACGACTTAGGCGCAGAAGGAATGAAGCGTTCTGTTGTCGTTGTGGCAACTAGTGATCAAAGTTCAATCTGTCGTCTGCGTGCAGCGTATACAGCAACTGCGATTGCCGAATATTTTAGAGATTTGGGCAAAGACGTAATGCTGATGATGGATAGCGTTACTCGTTTTTGCCATGCACAAAGAGAGATTGGAACTGCCAACGGCGAGCCTCCAACCCAAAGCGGCTATCCTGCAAGCGTTTGGGATATGCTTCCAAAACTTCTGGAGCGCAGCGGAACCAACGAGAAAGGTTCAATAACGGCATTTTATACAGTTCTGGTTGATGGCGATGATTTAAACGAGCCAGTAAGCGATAAAGTTCGTGGAACTTTGGATGGCCATATAGTTTTAAGCCGTCGCCTATTTAAAGAAAGGCATTTTCCTGCAATCGATGTAACTTCATCAATAAGTCGCCTTTGGGACGATGTTACAGGAGTCGAAACTCAAAAAGCCGTAAACAAAGTAAGTCGTTTAATTTCTATATACGAAGAAAACAGAGATATGATAAATGCTGGTGTTTATGTGAAGGGAAATAATCCTGAAATTGACGAAGCGATAGATAAACATTCTGCAATCGAAGCACTTTTGACTCAGCAAAAAACTGACCACTGCACTATAGAAAATACTTTGCAGATTTTAAGTGCAGTTGCAGAAATTCCAATCCCAGAAAGCGAATACGAAGAAGATGTTGCACAGGGAAAGAAAACCACAGCGCAGATAGTACGCGAAAAAAAGATTGACGATGTTTCCAATACCAATGCTTTTTCGACAGAAACACTCGACGACTCTACAGAAAATTCTTCCCTCGAGCAGACTGCAAATGCAATAAAACTGATGGGTGGAGTAAGTCCTCAAGAAAAACTTTAA
- the fliE gene encoding flagellar hook-basal body complex protein FliE has protein sequence MNAMQIMASPVMTRTNSAHSGTAPLTKMIPGQEQIGDTNKKPGIFESYLLEAVNHVNENQLEVGKLQEKLITDPDSVDIHDVTTAMAKAQMSLTLAQTVIERLVSGWSEIQTAR, from the coding sequence ATGAATGCAATGCAGATTATGGCGTCTCCTGTAATGACGCGAACGAATTCTGCTCATAGCGGAACGGCACCTCTTACAAAAATGATTCCAGGTCAAGAGCAGATTGGAGATACAAATAAGAAACCTGGAATTTTTGAGTCTTATCTTTTGGAAGCGGTAAATCATGTAAATGAAAATCAACTTGAAGTTGGTAAACTTCAGGAGAAATTGATTACTGACCCAGATTCTGTTGATATTCACGATGTTACTACCGCTATGGCTAAGGCTCAGATGTCTTTGACCCTTGCTCAAACTGTGATTGAAAGGCTTGTTAGCGGTTGGTCTGAAATTCAGACAGCGCGTTAG
- the fliG gene encoding flagellar motor switch protein FliG, with translation MADEKSTASKAPAKSGNLKPAGASKKGGAKDFKNLTGRQKAAIFLVSLGSDVSSEIMKHLREDEVETLTFEIARLETVDADFKDQVLEEFQDLMNAQNFISTGGIDYARELLEKSLGSQKAIDIINRLTSSLQVRPFDFIRRTDPAHLLNFIQTEYPQTIALILAYLEPSKAAVILQNLPAEIQPEVSRRLATMDRTSPDVLREVERVLEKKLSTLSSEDYTAAGGVESIVEILNLVDRSSEKSIIESLEEDDPDLAEEIKKRMFVFEDIVMLDDRAIQKVLREVDTQELAKALKSVDTEVQDKIFRNMSKRAASMLKEDMEFMGPVRLKDVEEAQQKIVSTIRRLEDAGEIVIARSGEDELVV, from the coding sequence ATGGCAGATGAAAAATCCACAGCAAGTAAAGCGCCTGCAAAAAGTGGCAATTTAAAACCCGCAGGTGCTTCTAAAAAAGGCGGAGCGAAAGATTTTAAGAATCTTACAGGGCGTCAGAAAGCGGCAATCTTTCTTGTTTCGCTGGGTAGCGATGTTTCTTCCGAGATTATGAAGCACTTAAGGGAAGACGAAGTTGAAACTTTAACTTTTGAAATTGCAAGGCTTGAAACTGTCGATGCAGATTTTAAAGATCAGGTTTTGGAAGAATTCCAGGATTTGATGAATGCGCAAAACTTTATTTCTACTGGTGGTATAGATTACGCTCGAGAACTCCTTGAAAAATCGCTTGGTTCTCAAAAAGCAATCGACATAATAAACCGCCTCACTTCGAGTTTGCAGGTTCGTCCTTTTGATTTTATCCGCCGTACTGACCCTGCACACCTTTTAAACTTTATTCAAACTGAGTATCCGCAGACTATCGCACTTATCTTGGCGTATCTCGAGCCCAGCAAGGCAGCGGTTATCTTGCAGAATTTGCCGGCAGAAATTCAACCGGAAGTTTCGCGTCGTCTTGCAACGATGGACAGAACTTCGCCTGATGTTTTGCGTGAAGTTGAACGCGTTTTGGAGAAAAAACTTTCAACACTTTCTTCAGAAGACTACACTGCTGCCGGTGGTGTTGAATCTATCGTAGAAATTTTGAACCTTGTTGATCGTTCTTCTGAAAAATCAATCATTGAATCTTTGGAAGAAGATGACCCTGACTTGGCAGAAGAAATCAAGAAGAGAATGTTCGTATTCGAAGATATCGTTATGCTCGACGACCGTGCCATTCAAAAAGTTCTTCGCGAAGTCGATACTCAGGAATTGGCAAAGGCGCTCAAATCTGTCGATACAGAAGTTCAAGACAAAATATTCAGAAATATGTCAAAGCGTGCGGCAAGCATGTTAAAAGAAGATATGGAATTTATGGGACCTGTCCGCTTAAAGGATGTTGAAGAAGCACAGCAGAAGATAGTATCTACAATCCGCCGCCTTGAAGATGCAGGCGAAATCGTAATTGCACGTTCAGGCGAAGATGAGCTTGTCGTATAA